One genomic segment of Clavelina lepadiformis chromosome 3, kaClaLepa1.1, whole genome shotgun sequence includes these proteins:
- the LOC143449299 gene encoding spliceosome RNA helicase DDX39B — protein sequence MTDAEELLDYEEEEHETTQEIGASKEQKKDVKGTYVSIHSSGFRDFLLKPELLRAIVDCGFEHPSEVQNECIPQAVLGMDVLCQAKSGMGKTAVFVLATLQQLEPVDGQVSVLVMCHTRELAFQISKEYERFSKYMPSSKVAVFVGGLSITKDQTTLKSNCPHIVVGTPGRLLALIRSKSLNLKNIKHFILDECDKMLEQLDMRRDVQDIFRITPHEKQVMMFSATLSKDIRPVCKKFMQDPMEVYVDDEAKLTLHGLQQHYVKLKDNEKNRKLFDLLDALEFNQVVIFVKSVQRCVALAQLLKEQNFPAIDIHRAMNQEERLSRYQLFKNFERRILVATNLFGRGMDIERVNIVFNYDMPEDSDTYLHRVARAGRFGTKGLAITFVSDETDAKTLNEVQDRFEVNVTELPDEIDISAYIEGR from the exons ATGACAGACGCAGAAGAACTTTTAGACTACGAAGAAGAGGAACATGAAACTACACAAGAAATTGGAGCGTCCAAAGAACAGAAGAAAGATGTCAAAGGAACGTACGTTTCAATTCACAGTTCAGGGTTTAGAGATTTCTTATTGAAACCTGAACTTCTTCGAGCTATTGTGGATTGCGGTTTTGAACATCCTTCTGAAG TTCAGAATGAATGTATTCCGCAAGCTGTGCTTGGAATGGATGTTTTATGCCAAGCAAAATCTGGTATGGGCAAAACTGCTGTTTTTGTACTTGCAACTTTGCAGCAACTTGAACCAGTGGATGGACAG GTTTCTGTTTTGGTGATGTGCCACACTAGAGAGCTTGCTTTTCAAATCAGTAAAGAATATGAAAGATTTTCTAAGTATATGCCATCGAGTAAG GTTGCTGTATTTGTTGGTGGCTTGTCAATTACTAAAGATCAAACTACCCTGAAAAGCAATTGCCCTCATATTGTTGTTGGAACTCCTGGTCGATTACTTGCACTAATCAGATCAAAATCATTGAATTTGAAGAATATCAAACACTTTATTTTAGATGAGTGTGATAAAATGTTGGAACAACTTG ataTGCGTCGAGACGTTCAAGACATATTTCGTATAACTCCACATGAAAAGCAAGTGATGATGTTTAGTGCCACCTTGAGCAAAGATATTCGACCTGTCTGCAAGAAGTTCATGCAAGAT CCTATGGAAGTCTATGTTGATGATGAAGCTAAACTGACTCTCCATGGATTGCAGCAGCATTATGTCAAGCTGAAGGACAATGAGAAGAATCGTAAACTCTTTGATCTTTTAGATGCATTGGAGTTTAATCAA gtTGTAATATTTGTGAAATCTGTGCAAAGATGTGTTGCGTTGGCTCAGCTTCTGAAAGAGCAAAACTTTCCTGCAATTGACATTCATAGAGCAATGAACCAAGAAGAACGTCTCAGCCGATACCAACTTTTTAAG AATTTCGAGCGTCGTATTCTGGTGGCCACGAACCTGTTTGGGCGGGGTATGGACATCGAAAGGGTTAACATTGTGTTCAACTACGACATGCCCGAAGACTCGGATACTTATCTACACAGA GTGGCACGTGCTGGGCGTTTTGGTACCAAAGGTCTTGCAATCACTTTCGTATCTGATGAAACTGATGCAAAAACACTGAATGAAGTCCAGGATAGATTTGAAGTGAACGTCACAGAACTTCCTGATGAAATTGATATATCTGCTTACA TTGAAGGTCGTTAA